A window of Gadus chalcogrammus isolate NIFS_2021 chromosome 16, NIFS_Gcha_1.0, whole genome shotgun sequence contains these coding sequences:
- the LOC130406727 gene encoding zinc finger MYM-type protein 1-like: MRVYVLAQTTCLRHLSVANPREHEHSTKKMASVKCNTVVSLREVPFSRRTNAEKEAIKQLGPPRPDLNIKQVSTKGEKAYTRSFKNNWYDRKTWLAGCDVANALFCYPCLLFHPENNTADGTAWTIKGVTDMQHLSDKVKKHEKAKKHMDSCLKFSALGRVNIATQLDEGYRLAVLRHNDEVSKNRHILNRLIQCVKFCGIFELALRGRDETEGSANPGIFRGLVDFVAQLDEVFDEHLKTASVFKGTSKTIQNELLGCMLGVVKERIVEEVKAAKFVAIQADETTDVSTQTQLVLVLRYIDGKYAVHERFFEFLPLTESTATSIANVILERLNSLFSDDEREKLIAQAYDGASVMRGEKAGVQQKVREHFKNAHYVHCYAHQLNLIMQQATSNISKVKVFFSELSGISSFFSRSPKRTSILDQVVARRLPRASATRWNFNSRIVNTVSENRADLIECFETIKTSFDQPTVREASGFIRMLQDEDFVFFLSVFHNIMPHVDILYQQLQQKDIDAVLIQRALQRFTSSVQAIRGSPSLQQVQGEPAAKRSRTALGEEEKQRMAKEICDTILAHCKERFSFTDHLVSATLLQGDLFGRYCHSFPTEALHATVKAYPMLDQAKLHTELSRGGAKRLLALLMSYNLQDTFSETVALLNIIITTPMTTSEAERCFSTLKRIKTFLRNSMGQERLNALAMLSMERKLVLSMPDFNERVIDCFAALKERRSKFQYK; the protein is encoded by the exons ATGAGGGTTTATGTGCTCGCACAAACGACGTGCTTACGTCATCTGTCTGTTGCTAACCCGCGGGAACATGAACATTCTACGAAGAAGATGGCGAGTGTCAAGTGCAATACTGTAGTATCTCTGAGAGAAGTGCCCTTTAGTCGTCGTACTAATGCGGAGAAGGAAGCGATAAAACAACTAGGACCCCCTAGACCTGATTTAAACATCAAGCAAGTGTCAACGAAAGGGGAGAAGGCCTACACACGATCTTTTAAAAATAACTGGTACGACAGAAAAACCTGGCTAGCCGGCTGTGATGTAGCCAATGCTCTTTTTTGCTACCCCTGCCTTCTCTTCCACCCAGAAAACAACACGGCAGACGGTACAGCGTGGACAATAAAAGGGGTAACGGATATGCAACATCTGTCGGACAAAGTTAAAAAGCACGAGAAGGCAAAAAAACACATGGACAGCTGTCTGAAGTTTTCAGCTTTAGGGAGAGTGAACATTGCTACACAGCTGGATGAGGGGTATCGGCTAGCAGTGCTTCGTCACAACGATGAGGTGAGCAAGAACCGCCACATACTCAATCGGCTCATCCAGTGTGTGAAGTTTtgcggcatttttgagctagctTTGCGAGGCAGAGACGAAACCGAGGGCTCCGCCAACCCTGGTATTTTTCGGGGCCTTGTCGATTTTGTGGCACAGTTGGATGAGGTGTTTGATGAGCACCTGAAAACGGCAAGTGTCTTCAAGGGCACATCCAAGACGATTCAAAACGAACTGCTGGGGTGTATGCTGGGTGTGGTGAAGGAACGGATTGTCGAGGAGGTGAAGGCTGCGAAGTTTGTAGCCATCCAGGCTGACGAGACCACCGATGTCAGCACGCAGACCCAGCTGGTTCTTGTTCTCCGATACATCGACGGCAAGTATGCAGTGCATGAACGTTTTTTTGAGTTTCTTCCCCTCACCGAGTCAACGGCGACCTCTATAGCGAATGTGATCCTGGAGCGACTGAACAGTCTGTTTTCCgacgacgagagagagaaactaatCGCTCAAGCGTATGATGGTGCCAGTGtgatgaggggagagaaggCTGGTGTGCAGCAAAAGGTGCGTGAACACTTCAAAAATGCACATTATGTGCATTGTTACGCACACCAACTGAACCTGATCATGCAGCAAGCCACATCCAACATAAGCAAAGTGAAGGTTTTTTTCTCTGAGCTGAGTGGGATTTCGAGTTTTTTTTCCCGTTCACCCAAGAGGACCAGCATTCTCGATCAGGTCGTCGCCCGGAGACTGCCGAGGGCTTCAGCTACAAGATGGAATTTCAACAGCAGGATCGTCAACACTGTCAGTGAGAATCGAGCCGACCTCATTGAATGTTTCGAAACCATCAAGACATCATTTGACCAACCAACAGTGAGAGAGGCATCTGGGTTCATCCGAATGCTGCAAGATGAAGACTTCGTTTTTTTCTTGAGCGTTTTTCACAACATCATGCCCCATGTGGACATCCTGTACCAGCAACTCCAGCAGAAGGACATCGATGCAGTACTCATCCAGCGGGCCCTCCAGAGGTTCACAAGCAGTGTGCAGGCCATAAG GGGCTCCCCCTCACTTCAGCAGGTCCAGGGAGAACCAGCTGCCAAACGATCAAGGACAGCGTTGGGAGAGGAAGAAAAGCAGAGGATGGCTAAAGAGATCTGTGACACCATCTTGGCTCACTGCAAGGAGCGGTTTTCCTTCACCGACCACCTAGTTAGTGCCACCTTACTGCAAGGAGATCTGTTTGGAAGGTACTGCCATTCATTTCCAACCGAAGCGCTGCATGCCACTGTGAAGGCATACCCCATGCTGGATCAAGCAAAGCTGCACACAGAGCTCTCCAGGGGCGGCGCCAAgcggttgcttgcc CTGCTCATGTCCTACAACCTACAGGACACGTTCTCAGAGACTGTTGCTCTGTTGAACATCATTATCACCACACCCATGACCACCTCTGAAGCAGAGAGATGCTTCTCAACTTTGAAGAGGATAAAGACCTTCCTGCGCAACTCCATGGGCCAGGAACGTCTTAACGCCCTGGCCATGCTTTCAATGGAACGGAAACTTGTCCTTAGCATGCCTGACTTCAATGAGAGAGTCATTGACTGCTTTGCTGCATTAAAAGAGAGACGCAGCAAATTCCAGTACaagtga
- the LOC130406728 gene encoding uncharacterized protein LOC130406728 → MALNNAIVRNKTIIQEILSADPQFILDKVIEKGLITHREYTKLNSINKGDAEDLVIKLVDKLINKGRQTEFIGLLQDEEVLETYPKLKDVEWEDSGSTASSSSLSIGHGDHKTVVEPRKKTRGNRGWKRKRSESEEEVTNTKPCTVDGSGSNTETRSAGQALSEKQLLKVAQTLGQEWDQTALHLGLETKDLEDIKAEHRSVAMQKQKMLVLWKRRRPGEATAKDLLEGLKDLEDLPDETRLLLEGQNMSDTQLLEVAQTLGQEWEQAALHLGLETKDLEDIKAEHRSEAMQKQKMLVLWKRRRLPGEATAHDLLRGLKDLEDLPVETRQLLRGQNLSDKQLLEVAQTLGQKWQQAVVHLELKTKDLDDIKAKHRSVVMQKLRMLVLWKRQRPPGKATAQDLLRGLEDMEDLPDNTPLSLSGELQRIRSEFVNRVSNKVIKGLLDDLWQQHVFSTEEKDYMMEDFRTRARCLIDRVTAKGERASLIMIDSMKKRDPDLCSTLGLISSPAGVGHWDDKTLVKPKEPTFFSRARDNKTRSAGRNLSNKQLMKVAEMLGQEWEQAAIHLELSITDLDCIQADRQTDVAMQKYKMLVQWKRQRPPGEATAQDLLKGLEDMKDIPFETRLLLTDYWTGEELPNLLERFLNQFQRSNENESHAVSSTKTLSSSETNTPESAPQLPQATNEDEEDTPYPMKAQPKGYCLIVNNFDFSRSGLAQSQRMVTEIDEGRPRDENSLRLVFTWLGFQVEVLRDATRDQMLSSMRELARRDHSGMDCVVCVVLSHGLEGGVYGVDGGVVRLKELTDVLNGVRCASLRGKPKLFFIQACQGNQNEQAVPVLDNRPARPEVRDQTDGPSSTGDHTQTDGPSSTGDLCSDAVEESEWVPTSADFLTAMATTPSYTSMRVDGRGSWFIQSLCHNLVKLVPRGQDLTSILMTVHNDVSNKYNRNDGRRQMSQPHTSLRTRLVFPVPEGPLPRLPTSPYTLRDQVSPTETKGRTSELLLSSEQFKTEKLKDRDNIYTIMAPANRTRMALLITNMHFKHLSDRHGAEKDEQDMSKLLISLGYNVEQHRDLSGAEMDEAVKRFSKDPRLATTDSVFVVIRSHGVRGAILGVHHDQFPIDNIFKHLDSAHCPNLLNKPKVIIIQACRGDKDGSAIVCDGPGSVPEQAPVVQVDAALPPHLADEVDADVEEDAIRMVHKEKDMVSLLSCTADTRSYTHKIQGSFLIQHLVEIFNRHAHEDHIDELFRKVLKRFEDEPPSASVRQMAVKDRCTLTRKLYLFPGL, encoded by the exons ATGGCACTCAATAACGCCATTGTACGCAACAAGACAATCATTCAAGAAATTCTATCGGCAGATCCCCAATTCATACTTGACAAAGTGATAGAGAAAGGACTGATAACTCACCGCGAATACACCAAACTAAACTCCATCAATAAGGGGGACGCAGAGGATCTCGTTATCAAGCTCGTGGACAAACTCATTAACAAAGGAAGACAAACCGAGTTCATTGGGCTTCTGCAGGACGAGGAAGTCCTAGAAACGTATCCTAAGCTTAAAGACGTGGAATGGGAAGACAGTGGGTCTACCGCCTCATCGAGCAGTTTGAGTATTG GACATGGGGACCACAAGACGGTAGTAGAGCCAAGGAAAAAAACGAGAG GAAATCGAGGCTGGAAAAGAAAGAGAAGTGAATCAGAAGAAGAAGTGACCAATACGAAACCTTGCACGGTGGATGGGTCAG GCAGCAACACTGAAACCCGCTCCGCAGGGCAGGCTCTGTCCGAGAAGCAGCTCCTGAAGGTGGCCCAAACGCTGGGACAGGAGTGGGATCAGACGGCCCTCCACCTGGGGCTGGAGACCAAAGATCTGGAGGACATCAAGGCAGAACATAGATCTGTGGCCATGCAGAAGCAGAAGATGTTGGTGCTGTGGAAGCGCCGAAGACCAGGAGAGGCCACAGCTAAGGACCTGCTGGAAGGTCTGAAAGACCTGGAGGACCTACCGGACGAGACTCGTCTGTTATTGGAAG GGCAGAATATGTCCGATACGCAGCTCCTGGAGGTGGCCCAAACGCTGGGACAGGAGTGGGAGCAGGCGGCCCTCCACCTGGGGCTGGAGACCAAAGATCTGGAGGACATCAAGGCAGAACATAGATCTGAGGCCATGCAGAAGCAGAAGATGTTGGTGCTGTGGAAGCGCCGAAGACTACCAGGAGAGGCCACAGCTCATGACCTGCTGAGAGGTCTGAAAGACCTGGAGGACCTACCGGTCGAGACTCGTCAGTTATTGAGAG GGCAGAATCTGTCCGATAAGCAGCTCCTGGAGGTGGCCCAAACTCTGGGACAGAAGTGGCAGCAGGCGGTCGTCCACCTGGAGCTGAAGACCAAAGATCTGGACGACATCAAGGCAAAACATAGATCTGTGGTCATGCAGAAGCTGAGGATGTTGGTGCTGTGGAAGCGCCAAAGACCACCAGGAAAGGCCACAGCTCAGGACCTGCTGAGAGGTCTGGAAGACATGGAGGACCTACCGGACAATACTCCTCTGTCATTAAGCG GGGAACTTCAAAGGATCCGTTCTGAATTTGTGAATAGAGTTTCAAACAAAGTTATCAAAGGTCTCCTGGATGATCTTTGGCAGCAGCACGTGTTCAGTACTGAGGAAAAGGACTATATGATGGAGGACTTCAGAACAAGAGCACGTTGTCTGATCGACAGGGTGACCGcgaaaggggagagagcaagtCTGATAATGATTGATAGTATGAAGAAGAGGGACCCTGACTTATGCTCCACCCTGGGTCTGATCTCTTCTCCTGCTGGTGTGG GACATTGGGACGACAAGACGCTAGTAAAGCCAAAGGAACCAACGTTTTTTTCAAGGG CCAGAGACAATAAAACCCGCTCCGCAGGGCGCAATCTGTCCAATAAACAGCTCATGAAGGTGGCTGAAATGCTGGGACAGGAGTGGGAGCAGGCGGCCATCCACCTGGAGCTGAGCATCACAGATCTGGACTGCatccaggcagacagacagacggatgtgGCCATGCAGAAATACAAGATGTTGGTGCAGTGGAAGCGCCAAAGACCACCAGGAGAGGCCACAGCTCAGGACCTGCTGAAAGGCCTGGAAGACATGAAGGACATACCGTTCGAGACTCGTCTGTTATTGACAG ATTATTGGACCGGCGAGGAGTTACCAAATCTATTGGAAAGATTCCTAAACCAGTTCCAGCGGTCCAACG AGAATGAGAGCCACGCTGTGTCCTCCACTAAAACCCTGTCCTCCAGTGAAACCAACACCCCTGAGTCTGCTCCACAACTCCCTCAAGCAACAAACGAAGATGAAGAG GATACACCATATCCCATGAAGGCTCAACCAAAAGGCTACTGCTTGATCGTCAACAACTTTGACTTCAGCCGTTCCGGTCTGGCCCAAAGTCAACGGATGGTGACAGAAATTGATGAAGGTAGGCCTAGGGATgagaat AGCCTGAGGCTTGTGTTCACCTGGCTGGGCTTCCAggtggaggtgctgcgggaCGCCACCAGAGACCAGATGCTCTCCTCCATGCGGGAGCTGGCCCGCAGGGACCACAGTGGGATGGACTGCGTGGTTTGCGTGGTCCTGAGCCACGGCCTGGAGGGCGGCGTGTACGGGGTGGACGGGGGGGTGGTCCGGTTGAAGGAGCTCACTGACGTCCTGAATGGGGTGCGGTGCGCCTCTCTGAGAGGGAAGCCCAAGCTGTTCTTCATCCAGGCCTGCCAGGGCAACCAGAATGAGCAGGCGGTCCCCGTCCTGGACAACAGACCCGCCCGCCCAGAGGTCAGGGACCAAACCGACGGACCCAGTAGCACTGGGGACCACACCCAGACGGACGGACCCAGCAGCACTGGGGACCTCTGCAGCGACGCCGTGGAGGAGAGTGAGTGGGTACCCACCTCGGCAGATTTCCTGACCGCCATGGCTACCACTCCCTCCTATACCTCTATGAGAGTCGATGGCCGAGGCTCCTGGTTCATCCAGTCCTTGTGCCATAACCTTGTGAAGTTGGTTCCACG TGGCCAAGACTTAACCAGTATCCTGATGACGGTTCACAACGATGTGAGCAATAAGTACAACCGCAATGATGGACGCAGACAGATGTCCCAACCTCACACCTCTCTGCGGACACGTCTGGTCTTCCCCGTCCCTGAAGGCCCTCTTCCCCGTCTGCCAACCAGTCCCTACACACTAAGAGATCAAG TTTCCCCAACAGAGACGAAGGGCAGGACCTCTGAACTCCTCCTCAGCTCTGAGCAGTTCAAGACTGAGAAGCTGAAGGACAGAGACAAC ATATACACCATCATGGCCCCAGCCAACAGGACGCGCATGGCTCTGCTGATCACCAACATGCACTTTAAACACTTGAGTGATCGGCATGGTGCTGAGAAAGACGAGCAGGATATGAGCAAACTGCTGATCTCATTGGGATACAACGTGGAGCAACACAGAGACCTCAGTGGAGCG GAGATGGACGAGGCCGTCAAAAGGTTTTCTAAAGACCCCCGTCTGGCCACGACAGACTCTGTCTTTGTGGTCATCAGGTCCCATGGGGTGAGGGGAGCCATTTTAGGCGTCCATCACGACCAGTTCCCCATTGACAATATCTTCAAACACTTGGATTCGGCTCATTGTCCAAACCTGCTCAACAAACCCAAAGTCATCATCATCCAAGCCTGCAGAGGAG ATAAAGATGGCTCTGCGATAGTCTGCGATGGGCCTGGGTCTGTCCCAGAGCAGGCCCCGGTAGTGCAGGTGGATGCGGCCCTCCCACCTCACCTGGCAGATGAAGTGGACGCAGACGTCGAGGAGGATGCTATTCGCATGGTACACAAAGAAAAAGACATGGTTTCACTTCTGTCCTGCACCGCCG ACACGAGGTCGTATACACATAAAATCCAAGGTTCTTTTTTAATCCAACACCTTGTGGAGATCTTCAACCGCCACGCACACGAGGACCACATCGACGAACTCTTCAGAAAG GTCCTGAAGCGTTTTGAAGATGAGCCTCCTTCAGCGAGTGTAAGACAGATGGCTGTCAAAGACCGATGCACCTTAACCAGAAAGTTGTACCTCTTCCCCGGTCTTTAG